In Amycolatopsis solani, a single window of DNA contains:
- a CDS encoding dihydrodipicolinate synthase family protein yields MSDLGGVVVAAALPYREDDRAPAGLAVDYDAYAEHCRWLVENGCRGVGPNGSLGEYSSLTDEERRRVARTAIEAVGDAGIVVVGVHGPGAHQARHWAEAAAEDGADGVLCLPPTLYRANRGEVLAHFEAVASVGLPVMVYNNPFDTKVDLTPDLLAEIARIDNVVAVKEFSGDVRRVLEIRERAPGLAVIGGADDVVLESLLMGATGWFAGFPNVFPAESARLFELATTGKLDEAKALYEPLVAAFRWDSRTEFVQAIKLGMDLVGRRGGPCRPPRGPLSDVHREQVRTDMGRALAALGVA; encoded by the coding sequence ATGAGCGACCTTGGGGGCGTGGTCGTCGCCGCCGCCCTGCCGTACCGGGAGGACGACCGCGCGCCGGCCGGGCTGGCCGTCGACTACGACGCCTACGCCGAGCACTGCCGCTGGCTCGTCGAAAACGGCTGCCGGGGCGTCGGCCCGAACGGGTCGCTCGGCGAGTACTCCTCCCTCACCGACGAGGAACGCCGCCGCGTCGCGCGCACCGCGATCGAGGCCGTCGGCGACGCCGGGATCGTCGTCGTCGGCGTGCACGGTCCCGGCGCGCACCAGGCCCGCCACTGGGCCGAGGCGGCGGCCGAGGACGGCGCGGACGGGGTGCTGTGCCTGCCGCCGACGCTCTACCGCGCCAACCGCGGCGAGGTGCTCGCCCACTTCGAGGCCGTCGCCTCGGTGGGGCTGCCGGTGATGGTCTACAACAACCCGTTCGACACCAAGGTCGACCTCACGCCGGACCTGCTCGCCGAGATCGCGCGGATCGACAACGTCGTGGCGGTCAAGGAGTTCTCCGGAGACGTCCGGCGGGTGCTGGAGATCCGCGAGCGTGCGCCGGGGCTGGCGGTGATCGGCGGCGCCGACGACGTCGTGCTGGAGAGCCTGCTGATGGGCGCCACCGGGTGGTTCGCCGGGTTCCCGAACGTCTTCCCGGCCGAGTCGGCGCGCCTGTTCGAACTCGCCACCACGGGCAAGCTCGACGAAGCGAAGGCGCTCTACGAGCCGCTGGTGGCCGCGTTCCGCTGGGATTCGCGCACCGAGTTCGTGCAGGCCATCAAGCTCGGGATGGACCTGGTGGGGCGGCGGGGCGGGCCGTGCCGCCCGCCGCGGGGGCCGCTGTCGGACGTCCACCGCGAACAGGTCCGCACCGACATGGGCCGTGCGCTGGCCGCGCTGGGGGTGGCGTAG